One window of the Chitinimonas sp. BJYL2 genome contains the following:
- a CDS encoding TetR/AcrR family transcriptional regulator: MTDTLTPPARPAGRKLQRRGEESRRKILDATLVLIAKRGLHGVTHRAIAAEAEVPLSLTTYFFSGLSDLIAQTFDHFVAVAANDNMEILHRLAMFLDGFPAEDLLQNPAIRLQVRNVVASQLANFIREQASVNSVGLAVELNFLSLYRLEAPIRAKVMAYRGSLVAGIAELARRMGSSQPETDASLVLAVIHRLQFECMNLPPPWPETLLEAEIGRMLTLVLRLPDAAPLHV; this comes from the coding sequence CACGCCCCCTGCCCGACCTGCCGGCCGCAAGCTACAGCGGCGTGGCGAGGAATCCCGGCGCAAGATTCTTGATGCAACCCTGGTGCTGATCGCCAAGCGTGGCCTGCACGGTGTCACACACCGCGCGATTGCAGCCGAAGCCGAAGTGCCGCTATCGCTCACCACCTACTTCTTCTCTGGTCTGAGTGATCTGATTGCCCAGACCTTTGATCACTTTGTTGCCGTTGCCGCCAACGACAACATGGAGATCCTTCACCGGCTGGCGATGTTTCTCGATGGTTTCCCCGCCGAGGACCTGCTGCAGAATCCTGCAATCCGTCTGCAAGTTCGCAATGTGGTGGCTTCGCAACTGGCGAACTTCATTCGCGAGCAAGCATCCGTCAACTCAGTGGGGCTGGCGGTAGAACTCAACTTCCTCTCCCTCTATCGGCTAGAAGCCCCGATTCGCGCCAAAGTCATGGCCTACCGAGGCTCACTGGTGGCCGGCATTGCCGAACTAGCCAGACGCATGGGCTCATCACAGCCCGAGACTGACGCATCGCTGGTACTGGCGGTGATACACCGCTTGCAGTTTGAGTGCATGAATCTGCCGCCCCCATGGCCGGAGACGCTGCTCGAAGCCGAAATCGGCCGCATGCTGACACTGGTACTACGTCTGCCTGACGCTGCTCCTCTCCATGTTTGA
- a CDS encoding TSUP family transporter, with amino-acid sequence MFDLLTLVILAFAAGLIDAAVGGGGLVQVPGLFATLPQHTPATLFGTNKFSSVFGTSVAAWRYARKIDIAWRLVIPAALTAFAFSFVGAMAVSQIPKEWMRPLVLALLLFMLAYTLYKKDFGALHRPAHIGRRELLVALAIGGAIGFYDGLFGPGTGSFLIFLFIRFFGFDFLRASSAAKIVNIATNLAALAFFIPSGNVLYHFAIPMAAANIAGATLGARIAMKGGASLVRQLFIGLVTALIAKLAYDTVSPWL; translated from the coding sequence ATGTTTGACCTGCTCACGCTGGTCATACTGGCATTTGCTGCCGGCCTGATCGACGCCGCCGTTGGCGGTGGCGGACTGGTGCAAGTACCGGGACTATTTGCCACGCTGCCCCAGCACACCCCGGCCACCCTCTTCGGCACCAACAAGTTCAGCTCGGTTTTCGGCACCAGCGTGGCGGCTTGGCGCTACGCCAGAAAAATCGACATTGCCTGGCGGCTGGTGATCCCCGCTGCCCTCACTGCCTTTGCGTTCTCCTTCGTGGGGGCCATGGCTGTCAGCCAGATTCCCAAGGAGTGGATGCGCCCGTTGGTGCTGGCACTGCTGTTGTTCATGCTGGCCTACACGCTTTACAAGAAGGACTTTGGCGCACTGCACCGACCCGCGCACATCGGTCGACGTGAGCTGTTGGTAGCGCTGGCGATCGGTGGTGCCATCGGCTTTTACGATGGCCTTTTCGGACCAGGCACAGGCAGTTTCCTGATCTTCTTGTTCATCCGCTTCTTCGGTTTCGACTTTTTGCGCGCCTCTAGCGCCGCCAAGATCGTCAACATTGCTACCAACCTGGCGGCGCTCGCGTTTTTCATACCCAGCGGTAATGTGCTTTACCACTTTGCCATTCCCATGGCGGCGGCGAATATTGCGGGGGCCACGCTCGGGGCCCGCATTGCCATGAAAGGCGGCGCGAGTCTTGTACGCCAGCTGTTTATCGGCCTCGTCACGGCACTCATTGCCAAGCTGGCTTACGACACCGTCTCGCCCTGGCTGTAA